From one Formosa sediminum genomic stretch:
- the gldG gene encoding gliding motility-associated ABC transporter substrate-binding protein GldG, translating into MSKNLKHIILIIGGILALNLAGNTVYKRFDLTQDQRYTLSSATQQIVADVNSPVIIDVFLEGEGFPSEFRRLQTETKQLLEEFYAQNSNIKFNFINPLEQEANRDQVIQQLNNRGLTPMQLTVQENGKSSQEIIFPWALASYNDVTVKIPLVKNKLGASQQELVTNSVQHLEYAFADGLGKLVHGKSKKIAILKGNGELEDQYLADFLTTIKDYYFLAPFTLDSVASQPENTLKKLQAYDLIIAAKPTEAFSEKEKLVLDQYTMNGGKSLWLIDAVAMEKDSLYNEEGRSIALARDLNLTDMFFKYGVRINPYLVATPYSAPITLAIGEGSDSQFQNVRWPYSPLVNTTNTHPIVNNVNILKFDFANPIDTLKNSLEKTILLESAKLTKLEGTPREISLDIVTQEPNPKEFNKGSQPLAVLLEGEFTSAYKNRIKPFKLASNKDLSATTKMIVIADGDLIKNDVIKNVPQELGFDRWTGQLFGNKEFLLNSVNYLLDDNGLINIRSKEIKVAFLNHEKIAASKLSWQLLNTLVPILLLTLFGLTFNYLRKNKYTS; encoded by the coding sequence ATGAGTAAAAATCTTAAACATATAATATTAATAATCGGTGGTATTTTAGCTTTAAATTTAGCAGGAAACACCGTATATAAGCGCTTTGATTTAACACAAGACCAACGTTACACGTTAAGCTCGGCCACACAACAGATTGTAGCCGATGTAAATTCGCCAGTAATTATAGATGTCTTTTTAGAAGGCGAAGGTTTTCCTTCAGAATTTAGACGTCTTCAAACCGAAACCAAACAACTTTTAGAAGAATTTTACGCTCAAAACAGCAATATAAAATTCAATTTTATTAATCCGTTAGAACAAGAAGCTAATCGAGATCAAGTTATACAACAGTTAAATAATCGCGGCCTGACACCTATGCAACTTACCGTCCAGGAAAATGGCAAAAGTAGTCAAGAGATTATTTTTCCCTGGGCCTTAGCAAGTTATAATGATGTTACAGTTAAAATTCCTCTAGTTAAAAATAAATTGGGTGCATCTCAGCAAGAATTAGTAACAAATTCTGTTCAACATTTAGAATATGCATTTGCAGATGGTCTTGGTAAATTGGTACATGGAAAAAGCAAAAAAATTGCCATACTAAAAGGAAACGGAGAGTTAGAAGATCAATATTTAGCCGATTTTTTAACCACAATAAAAGACTACTATTTTCTAGCACCTTTTACTTTAGATAGTGTAGCTAGCCAACCAGAAAATACTTTAAAAAAATTACAAGCTTACGATTTAATTATTGCCGCTAAACCAACTGAAGCTTTTTCAGAAAAAGAAAAATTAGTTTTAGACCAATACACCATGAATGGCGGAAAAAGCTTATGGCTTATAGATGCTGTAGCTATGGAAAAAGATAGTTTGTATAATGAGGAGGGACGGTCTATTGCTTTAGCAAGAGACCTTAATTTAACCGATATGTTTTTTAAATACGGCGTACGTATAAATCCGTATTTGGTTGCCACACCTTATTCTGCTCCTATTACGTTAGCTATAGGCGAAGGAAGTGATTCTCAATTTCAAAATGTACGTTGGCCCTATTCACCATTAGTAAACACAACCAATACACACCCGATTGTTAACAATGTTAATATATTAAAATTCGATTTTGCCAATCCTATAGACACCCTTAAAAATAGTCTAGAAAAAACAATTTTATTAGAAAGTGCAAAGCTTACAAAATTAGAAGGCACACCTAGAGAAATTAGTTTAGACATTGTAACTCAAGAACCTAATCCAAAAGAATTTAATAAAGGCAGTCAGCCTTTGGCGGTGTTGCTTGAAGGTGAATTTACATCGGCTTATAAAAACAGGATTAAACCATTTAAATTAGCATCTAATAAAGATTTAAGTGCCACAACTAAAATGATTGTGATTGCAGACGGAGACCTTATAAAAAACGATGTGATAAAAAATGTACCGCAAGAATTAGGGTTTGATCGTTGGACAGGGCAATTATTTGGAAATAAGGAATTCTTATTAAATTCGGTTAATTATCTCTTAGACGATAATGGACTTATAAACATTCGATCTAAAGAAATTAAAGTGGCTTTTTTAAATCATGAAAAAATTGCAGCATCTAAACTAAGCTGGCAACTACTTAACACCCTAGTTCCTATACTCTTATTAACTCTTTTTGGTTTAACATTTAATTATTTAAGAAAAAATAAATATACATCTTAA
- the gldF gene encoding gliding motility-associated ABC transporter permease subunit GldF has protein sequence MFAILKKEINSFFASPIGYLVISLFLLLNGLFLWFFKGDFNIIDNGFADLSSFFLLAPWILIFLIPAVTMRSFADEKKQGTLELLLTKPISKLQIVLGKYFGAFILILIALLPTLLYVFTVYKLGAPEGNLDMGSTVGSYFGLLFLVASYTAIGIFGSSLSDNQIVTFIISVFLCFFFYIGFEGIADALSNNFIDRLGMSFHFKSMSRGVLDTRDIIYFLSTAALFIALTRFNITKK, from the coding sequence ATGTTTGCCATATTAAAAAAAGAGATAAATTCATTTTTCGCATCGCCTATTGGTTACCTGGTAATTTCATTATTTCTATTACTAAACGGATTATTTTTATGGTTTTTTAAAGGCGACTTTAATATTATAGATAATGGCTTTGCCGACTTATCAAGTTTTTTTCTATTAGCACCCTGGATATTAATTTTTCTTATTCCGGCAGTTACTATGCGTAGTTTTGCAGACGAAAAAAAACAAGGTACATTAGAGTTACTACTCACTAAACCAATCTCTAAATTACAAATTGTTTTAGGGAAATATTTTGGCGCTTTTATACTTATACTTATTGCATTGTTACCAACATTATTATATGTATTTACAGTGTATAAATTAGGTGCTCCGGAAGGTAATTTAGATATGGGCAGTACGGTAGGCTCGTATTTTGGATTGCTATTTTTGGTAGCCTCTTATACTGCAATTGGCATTTTTGGATCGTCTTTATCAGACAATCAAATAGTTACTTTTATTATTTCGGTTTTTTTATGTTTCTTTTTTTACATTGGTTTTGAAGGTATAGCAGACGCATTATCGAATAATTTTATTGATAGATTAGGTATGAGTTTTCATTTTAAAAGCATGAGTCGCGGTGTATTAGATACTAGAGACATTATTTACTTTTTAAGCACAGCAGCTTTATTTATAGCTTTAACTCGTTTTAATATAACTAAAAAATAG